In Hyalangium gracile, the sequence TGGTGCTCGGCGAGCTCCAGGTTCTGTGTGCGCTCAGCACATCACCCGGCACTCAACGAAAAGGACAGCTCCATGACGTCAATCCCATTCAACTTCCCAGGCATGGGCTCCGGCTTCCACACCATGGGACAGCCAGGCACGGCGCCCACGGCGAACCGTGGCCTGAGCGGTGCGGAGATCAACATGCTGCGCACCATCCTGCAGGCGAACATCAACGTGAACATCAACGTGAGGCTCGACGGCTTCCACCCGCCGAGGCAGATCGGCGGCGTGTGCGGCCCCAAGCCCCGCATGTGCTGCCCCAAGCCTCCGGTGCGGCAGGACTGCTGCCACCCGCCCGGGAGCCTGAAGACCAGCCCGGAGGGTGCGGTCACCACGCCTGGCGGCTACAAGATCGAGGTGCTCGGGCCGTGCGAGTGGAAGATCACCGGCCCGGACGGCAAGAACACGCGTGTCTGGGGTGACCCGCACGTGGCCGAGGGTGACGGCGGCACGTGGGACTTCAAGCGCGACAGCACCTTCGTGCTCGGTGACGGCACGCGCATCAACGTCGCCACCAAGCCCGCTGGGCCCAACGCGACTGTGACTGGGGGGCTGGAGATCATCTCCGGCAATGACCGCGTGAAGATCACCGCCGTCGACACGGCCAAGAGCAAGACCGGACCGGTGACGCGCGATGGCTACGCGCACGCCAACAGCTTCGGCAACAACGACGTGTTCGTCATGGGCAGGGAGACGGACGACTGGTCCTTCCAGGGCAGGGAGGTCATCGGCAGCTACAACCTCGGCGAGTCGTTCCAGCTCGGCGACAAGCTGCCCGCCGGGAGGACCCACCACAAGCCGTGGCATGCCTACCGCGGAGGCTTCCAGAAG encodes:
- a CDS encoding DUF1521 domain-containing protein, which codes for MTSIPFNFPGMGSGFHTMGQPGTAPTANRGLSGAEINMLRTILQANINVNINVRLDGFHPPRQIGGVCGPKPRMCCPKPPVRQDCCHPPGSLKTSPEGAVTTPGGYKIEVLGPCEWKITGPDGKNTRVWGDPHVAEGDGGTWDFKRDSTFVLGDGTRINVATKPAGPNATVTGGLEIISGNDRVKITAVDTAKSKTGPVTRDGYAHANSFGNNDVFVMGRETDDWSFQGREVIGSYNLGESFQLGDKLPAGRTHHKPWHAYRGGFQKSDGGSPLGGPSGIAPGGPNGILPGEPHPNAPTNPFAQQLNALLQSLFQQIQGMMSFCDLMPQRNFGCDPFCAPGTQGNWMDRRQQHLGNSFGDIGTMLNAFSQLDSLSRSVQSFRLPFMV